A region of the Methylobacterium nodulans ORS 2060 genome:
CCTGCAGGCGCGCGATTTCCTGCTTCAGGCGCTGGGTGGCGTCGTATTCCTTGTCGAGGGCGCGCGTGGCCGCCTCGCGCTCGGCGTCGCTGGCGATCGTGCCCTGCGCGTAGCTGAGCGAGCCCATCCGGCGGCTGGCGTCGCGCACGTGGTTGTCGGCGCTGATGGCGGCGAGCTGGCCCTTGCCTTGCTCGCTGAGGGCGGCCCACTGGCGCTGCATGCGCGCGGCGCGATCGAGGGCCTCGCTGTACTTCAGGATCTTCTGGGTCGCGAGCTCCCAGATCTGGTTGGCGCGCTGCTGCGTGGTCGTCCCGCTCGCGACGGCAAGCGAGAGGGTGCGCGAGATCCGGCTGAGCTGATCGTGGGCCCGGTAGAGCGGGTCGAAGGACCGCTCGAGGCGATCCATGGCGCCCGCCATGGTGCCGATCGAGCCGCTGGTGCTCTCGATCTTGCGCTGCGCCTCCGCGAAGCCCTGCGTGCGGGCCTGGATGGTCAGCTGGCGGATGCTCTCGATGGAGGCCATCGGGGAACCTGGGCTAGGGCGCCGGGAACGCGACGGAGCCGGTGTGCGTGAACACCACCGGCGAGCAGAAGACGAGCATCACCCCGCGCCGGGGTTAGGCGGCTTGGGAACCGACGCGCGGAGGTGTTCGAGCCACCTCCGATCGAGGGCCATGACCAGGCGCTTGAGGCGCGCGAACTGGTCCCCGCAGCGGATCCCGTGCCGATCGGCCCAGGCGGCGATCGTGGACCAGGGGATCGCGCCGACGGCGCCGAAGCCGAGCGGTCTCTCCGCGGTCAGGTCCCAGAACGCATCCCAGGCGACCTGGGCCAGCTCGGGGAGCTCGGGCCGGGCGAGCAGTGCTGCGGGCGGCGGCAGGCCCGCGGCCGCGTTCTCCTCGGCGAGGTCGAGGAGAAACTGGACCTGATCGCCCCACTCGAGATGCCACTCCAGGGCGGCGATTACTTTCCCTCGGCGTCCTTCAGATCGGCCTCGCTCTCGTCGGCGACGAGGTTCGCGGCCCACAGGACGGCCCGATAGAAGCGGGCATAGTCGGGGTTGGTGAGGAGTTCCTTCGCCAGCTCGGGGCTGTACGGGATCTTCACCTGC
Encoded here:
- a CDS encoding phage tail assembly chaperone, encoding MGREPRRRRERGRSEGRRGKVIAALEWHLEWGDQVQFLLDLAEENAAAGLPPPAALLARPELPELAQVAWDAFWDLTAERPLGFGAVGAIPWSTIAAWADRHGIRCGDQFARLKRLVMALDRRWLEHLRASVPKPPNPGAG